The DNA window ACGAAGTGCTCTGGGGTAGTCCGGGTCGGTCAGGCCCAGCAGCCTCACCCCCACCTTTCTGGCCCGCTCGATTTCCAGCGCTGCCCGGTTTGCAGCCTCACTGGACCCGAAATGCTGCAACACACGGGCATCCAGCCCTTCTATACCCCGCAGATCAGACAGCTTGGCTTTCAGGGCCTCTGTGGCAGAACCAAAATGCTCTGTCAGACGGCGAATGCGGATGTTCCCCATCTGGGAGGTGAACTTGAGGTTCAGTAAAGCCAGGATTTCACTCACCCTTCCAGCATCCCCAAAAAAGCCTTCTGGGACAATACAGAAGAACCCTGACCAGAAGGCCTAGATCGGGGTGCTTATCCCTTACTCATTGGGGTGGTGTAATATTGATGTTGCCTCTGGGGACGTCATTGGTTTCGATAGGGGTCGCTGAAGGTAGAGTTGCGTGTCGAGGTGCCGTTGGCCTCGTTAAAAAGCGGCAAGCCATTTAACTGGCAAAAACATTTCCATGGGTGCTCCTCGCACCCTCCAATTCGCTGCTTAATTGACGGCGACAGTGACTGCATAGCCCAGCTGATGGCGCTGCACGAACTGTAACTAAAAGTCAGCTGGTTCAGGTTCATGCTTCTACGGCCTGAATAAGATGAGTTGAAGATTGCGCAAAGGCGGCCTGTTCAGGGGCAGGCCCAGCGTGAAATAAAAATACCTGAGCTACACACGTAGATGCTCGCTGGAAGGGCTCTTAGACGGGAGTTCGATTCTCCCCGTCTCCACCAGCAAACCTGGAATTTCAATAAGGAATTCCAGGTATTTTTTTATCCACTCAATTGTTTTAAAACAAAAACATGAAAGCAGATTTATCATTGACCGAAATTGAAATCGCCTGGCTTGCTGGACTTCTGGAAGGAGAAGGGAGTTTCATGGAAGCTCCCCCCAGTTCTCCCAACAGCCCAAGATTGGTGGTGTCCATGACAGATCTGGATGTCATCGAGAAAGTTGCAAGTCTTTTTGGAACCCGCTACATCAAAAATGACCGCAGAAATCCAGAGCGCTGGAAAACCTGTTATGTAGTTAAGCTTTCAGGAACCCCTGCCATGCAAATGATGAAGCTGGTGCATCCTCACATGGGTGAAAGGCGCAGAAAAAAGATTGAAGAAATCCTGGAAAAATACGCTTCTGTGAAGCCAAAATACAGATTGACCGAATTGCAGGCAAAAGAGATCCTCTCCCTCAAAGGCACCCAGCCCGCCAGAGAAATCGCCCAGCAATTCCCGCTCCACATCAAAACTGTAGAGCAGATCTGGAGCGGGAAACGCTGGCCCCAGTTGCAACAAGCTGCGAATCAAACTCCTTCTGAATGCTTAAACCACCTGATCCAGAGCAGCACTGGAAGTTCCTGATCCTGATGCTCCCAGCCCAGAATCACCACATCCCTGTTTTCCATTTCCCACACTGCACCACCCATCATGTAAGGCAACTCTGGTAGAGCGGCATGTTCGCCTTCTCCTGACCATTTCGGGTCACCCCATGCCTGGATCGCCAATTGCAGGATTTCCTGATGCTGCTGTTCCATCAAAGTGTAGATTTCATCCAGATCATCAAAACGGTCCTCTTCTGGTTCGATACCGTCCAGAAAGCAAATAGCCGAAGCCACTTCTGCATCTAAAATTTCCACTTCTATCTGAAGACCCTGAAAAACAAATTCGAGTCGTCCATCAGGATTTTCAAGCTCCTGTAGGGGCATCTGGCAAATTCCATCTCGCATGAACTCTACGATGTCCTGCAAAATCTGAGGATTTCTGATCCTGTTCATGCCTCAAACCGCCCCAGTCCCACATCCATCACCGCCCCGACGGTCTCCTCTACCTGCTCTGGGGGCACGAATCCCAGCAGCATCAGGTTGGAGAGGCCCTGCACGGTGCTCCAGAGGGCCAGCACCTGAATGGCCGGGTTGTCTGCACGCAGGGCTTTGAGGGCCTGGGCTTCCAGCACCAGCTGGGAAAGCAGTTCAATGGCGTCCTGGCTGACTTCCCGGATGGCACTGCTCATGTTCTGGAAGTTGCACACGTCGGTGCGGTTGATGAACTGGAATTCGGTGGGACGTTCCAGAGCAAAACGGATGTAGGCCTGTCCCAGCACTTTGATTTTCTGAACGGGATGGGTGCCTGCTGGCAGGGCCTCCACTGCGTTTCTGAGGCTCTGGGAGAGGTTGCGCAGGCATTCGATGGTGGTGGCCTCGATCATGGCCTCTTTGCTTTCAAAGTGGTGGTAGGGGGCGGCGTGGCTGACCCCGGCTTTTTTGGCCACTTCCCGCAGGCTGATCTGGGCCAGAGGGGTGTTCTGGGCCAGGGACAGCAGGGCTTCAATCAGGCTGTTCCTGAGCTGTCCGTGGTGGTAGGGCCTGGATCTTGACATTGTCCGTATTCTAAACCTGCACACTCACTTTTCTTTGTGGTGCTGGTGATTGTACCTGCGCACTGCAATGCCATGGGCTTCTGTCAGCAGGGGTTTGATGTGCTCAAACGTCTCAGGGCCGGGATTCAGCACGCAGATCCAGGACATGGCGGCATAAATGGGGTGGGGCATGATCTGGTCCAGTTTTGTGAAATCATGCCCGGTCTGCACCACCCCTGACCCTTCTGGCAGGGCAGGTTGCTGTCCGAACATGGCTTGATAGGTCTGCGGCCTGACCCCGAGGTTCAGGCGGTAAATGCCAGGGCGGCTCAGGTCGGAGGCCTGATCGTGGGCATCTGTGGTCACCAGGGTGGCAAACGGCATCCTGTAATCTGCAGGCACAGCAGGATCGGGATGGTAACAGAAGAAATGCGTCTGGTCTGCTTCCAGAACTTCCACACCAGGGAGGAGGTCGGTGAGGGTTTTGCTGAGGGTCTGTGCATCCATCTGTGCCTCCATAAAACCTTCAGAGCAAGAACTGTGTCTTTGCTCTTTTGTGCAGAAAGGTGATTTTCTGTTGCTCCCTGCTTCCATCATCCATGAGCATTCTGAGAGAAGTTCGGGACAGGATCTTTATTTTTTCTTCATCTGAACAAATCCACGCTGTCAAGGGCTTTGCAGGTGATTCTGCATCCAATCGGTGCTACTGTTTTGAGGATGAACATGCAGGTGGTGCTGGGGGCTTCTGGGGCTGTGGGTCAGGCCGTGATTCGGGAATTGATGGCCCGCAATGCCCGCGTAAAAGCCATCACCCTGAAAATGCCTGCTGCTGTGATTCCGGGTGTGCAGTATGTGCTGTTCAACCCCGGTGAATTGAAAAAACACCTGCAGGATGCCCAGACTGTCTACCACTGCGCAGCACCCCGCTATGGGCGCTGGGTGCTGGATTACCCTGTGCTGCAGCGCCAGCTTCTGACTGCCTTGCAAGGCTCTAAAGCCACCCTGGTTTATGCAGACAACCTGCTGATGTACGGGGTGCCCAGGGCACCGCTGGAAGAAACCCACCCCCACGGCACCGAACAGGCCAGGGGCAGGCTGCGTTCCCAGCTGGCCCAGGGCTTATTGACTGCCCACCACGAAGGCCACGTGCAGGTCGCGATTGCCCGTGCATCCACCCTGTTCGGGTCAGAAGTGCATTCCTCCTGGACCAATGTGGATTTCTTTCAGGAGGTCCTGAAAAAAAGCACCCTGCGCTGGCCCGGAAACCTGCAAAAGCCCCACAGCCTGACCTACGTGCAGGATTTTGCACGCGCGCTGCTTTTGCTGGGACAGGGCAACCGGGGCATGGGCGAAGTCTGGCACATCCCCACCGACCTCACCTGCACCGCCAGCGAACTGTCAGACCTGCTCTCCAGGCTGCTGCAAAAACCCATCCGGCCCCATCAGGTGCCCCAGCTCAAACTCTGGCTGCACAGCCAGCAAACCTCGGAGCACCCCAGCCCCCTGGACCTGGCTTACCAGTTCAACACCCCCTTCATGGTGGATGGGCGCAAATTTCAGGACGCCTTCTCCTTCAAACCCACCCCAAAGCAGCAGGCCCTGCAAGAAACCCTGGACCGCATTCGCCAGTTCAGGTAGGCACTTTGATGGGTTGACCCCCTCGGGTTTTGTTCTATAATGACTAACGCATCAAGACCAGACCCCTGCCGGGGTGGCGGAATCGGTAGACGCAGCAGACTTAAAATCTGCCATCCGCAAGGGTGTACGGGTTCAAGTCCCGTCCTCGGCACCAAAGTTCCCTTCTGAAACCCAGAGGGGACTTTTTTATTGCTGCCACACGCAGCAAATCTCCATTTCAACAAGAAACCCTCTGGAAACAACATCTCCAGAGGGTTTCTTGTTTCAACTGCCTTCAGGGTTTGGGTTCAAACACCCCGTTGAAGATGACAATGTTCCATTTGCCATCCACGAATTTGACAAAGTAGGGCCGGGTGATCAGACCCAGAGGTTTCTCGTTGCCTGCGGTGTCGATGGTGTACAGGTCGCCAGGACCCAGACGACGGACGATCAATTCTC is part of the Deinococcus roseus genome and encodes:
- a CDS encoding NAD-dependent epimerase/dehydratase family protein, with amino-acid sequence MNMQVVLGASGAVGQAVIRELMARNARVKAITLKMPAAVIPGVQYVLFNPGELKKHLQDAQTVYHCAAPRYGRWVLDYPVLQRQLLTALQGSKATLVYADNLLMYGVPRAPLEETHPHGTEQARGRLRSQLAQGLLTAHHEGHVQVAIARASTLFGSEVHSSWTNVDFFQEVLKKSTLRWPGNLQKPHSLTYVQDFARALLLLGQGNRGMGEVWHIPTDLTCTASELSDLLSRLLQKPIRPHQVPQLKLWLHSQQTSEHPSPLDLAYQFNTPFMVDGRKFQDAFSFKPTPKQQALQETLDRIRQFR
- a CDS encoding TetR/AcrR family transcriptional regulator, with translation MSRSRPYHHGQLRNSLIEALLSLAQNTPLAQISLREVAKKAGVSHAAPYHHFESKEAMIEATTIECLRNLSQSLRNAVEALPAGTHPVQKIKVLGQAYIRFALERPTEFQFINRTDVCNFQNMSSAIREVSQDAIELLSQLVLEAQALKALRADNPAIQVLALWSTVQGLSNLMLLGFVPPEQVEETVGAVMDVGLGRFEA
- a CDS encoding DUF6194 family protein codes for the protein MDAQTLSKTLTDLLPGVEVLEADQTHFFCYHPDPAVPADYRMPFATLVTTDAHDQASDLSRPGIYRLNLGVRPQTYQAMFGQQPALPEGSGVVQTGHDFTKLDQIMPHPIYAAMSWICVLNPGPETFEHIKPLLTEAHGIAVRRYNHQHHKEK
- a CDS encoding LAGLIDADG family homing endonuclease, coding for MKADLSLTEIEIAWLAGLLEGEGSFMEAPPSSPNSPRLVVSMTDLDVIEKVASLFGTRYIKNDRRNPERWKTCYVVKLSGTPAMQMMKLVHPHMGERRRKKIEEILEKYASVKPKYRLTELQAKEILSLKGTQPAREIAQQFPLHIKTVEQIWSGKRWPQLQQAANQTPSECLNHLIQSSTGSS